One bacterium genomic window carries:
- a CDS encoding ATP-dependent DNA ligase — MSASPAASFPIAPPIDPMLAAPAEALPSGDGWLYEPKWDGFRALVFRSATDVFIQSRDLRRLDRYFPELHDALLAQLPAGCVLDGEIVIVTEQGLDFAALQLRLHPAASRAAMLAKATPAAFVAFDALAAAGRDIRTLPQVERRAALERLLGGATRPIYLTPITRDRETALIWLREFEGAGLDGVIAKPAAGTYQPGKRAMIKVKHVRTADCVVAGFRWHKSGRDAVGSFLLGLYDDRGTLHHVGVASAFPMAVRRQLAQELTPLRRDALADHPWREWASADAAGLVRMPGGQSRWSAGKDLSWEPLRIERVCEVKYDHLQGRRFRHAALFLRWRPDRRPADCRYDQLETTTPFELARVFGESRRQA; from the coding sequence GTGAGCGCCTCCCCGGCCGCGTCATTCCCGATCGCGCCGCCGATCGATCCGATGCTGGCCGCGCCGGCCGAGGCGCTGCCGTCCGGCGACGGCTGGCTGTACGAGCCGAAGTGGGACGGCTTCCGCGCGTTGGTTTTTCGCAGCGCCACCGACGTCTTCATCCAGAGCCGCGACCTGCGGCGGCTCGACCGGTATTTCCCTGAACTGCACGACGCGCTGCTCGCGCAGCTGCCTGCCGGATGCGTGCTCGACGGCGAGATCGTGATCGTGACGGAGCAGGGGCTCGACTTCGCGGCGCTGCAGCTCCGGCTCCACCCGGCGGCTTCGCGCGCGGCGATGCTGGCGAAAGCGACGCCGGCCGCCTTTGTGGCATTTGACGCGCTCGCGGCGGCCGGCCGGGACATTCGAACCCTCCCGCAGGTCGAGCGCCGCGCGGCGTTGGAGCGTCTGCTGGGCGGCGCGACGCGGCCGATCTATCTGACGCCCATCACGCGGGATCGTGAAACCGCGCTCATCTGGCTTCGCGAGTTCGAGGGGGCGGGCCTCGACGGCGTCATCGCGAAGCCGGCCGCGGGAACGTACCAGCCGGGCAAACGGGCGATGATCAAGGTCAAGCACGTGCGGACCGCCGACTGCGTCGTCGCGGGGTTCCGCTGGCACAAGAGCGGCCGGGACGCGGTCGGATCGTTCCTGCTCGGCCTCTACGACGACCGGGGGACGCTGCACCACGTGGGCGTGGCGTCGGCGTTCCCGATGGCGGTGCGCCGGCAGCTGGCCCAAGAGCTCACGCCGCTGCGGCGGGACGCGCTCGCCGACCATCCGTGGCGCGAGTGGGCGAGTGCCGATGCCGCCGGGCTCGTCCGCATGCCGGGCGGTCAGAGCCGCTGGAGCGCCGGCAAAGACCTGTCCTGGGAGCCGCTGCGGATCGAGCGCGTGTGCGAGGTGAAGTACGATCACCTGCAGGGCCGCCGGTTTCGCCACGCGGCGCTGTTCCTGCGGTGGCGGCCGGACAGACGGCCGGCCGACTGCCGGTACGATCAGCTGGAGACCACGACGCCGTTCGAGCTGGCGCGGGTGTTCGGAGAGAGCCGCCGTCAGGCGTGA
- the ligD gene encoding non-homologous end-joining DNA ligase, which yields MGAPVERETIVAGRRGVAVSNPRKILFPRQGYTKLDLVRYYLAVSDGALRGAGGRPNMLVRYPNGIGGDFFFQKRAPRTRPEWIEVVSLRFPSGRSADEVVPRDAAALVWMANLACLELHPHPVRAEDLDHPDELRIDLDPGPGVEWAQVRETAQVVRAALHDFAMTGWPKTSGGRGMHVLVRLEPRWTFDEVRRAALALAREVERRAPALATSKWWKEERHGVFVDYNQNAKDRTVAAAYSVRPTEDARVSAPLSWDEVGDCDPRDFTLATMPRRFGEVGDRHAAIDASPCSLVELLELSVRHAREGLGDAPWPPHYRKQAGEPPRAQPSRRRTSPPSAVTSATRTPVYPLIEIARAQRKEDALAGLERWRARHAGAAGYLGADDILVDAMRGRSSTWTRIRVNLRRVPVELRPEPDVPDPNEVPARPARRHA from the coding sequence ATGGGCGCCCCCGTCGAGCGAGAGACGATCGTCGCCGGCCGCCGCGGCGTGGCGGTGTCCAACCCGCGCAAGATCTTGTTTCCCCGCCAAGGCTATACCAAGTTGGATCTCGTCCGCTATTACCTCGCCGTATCCGACGGCGCGCTCCGCGGCGCGGGCGGCCGCCCGAACATGCTGGTGCGGTATCCGAACGGCATCGGCGGCGATTTCTTCTTCCAGAAGCGCGCCCCGCGGACCCGGCCGGAGTGGATCGAGGTGGTCTCCCTTCGCTTCCCCTCGGGTCGCAGCGCCGACGAAGTGGTGCCGCGCGACGCGGCGGCCCTCGTCTGGATGGCGAACCTCGCCTGCCTCGAGCTGCATCCGCATCCGGTGCGCGCGGAGGACCTCGACCATCCCGACGAGCTCCGCATCGATCTCGACCCCGGCCCGGGCGTCGAGTGGGCGCAGGTCCGCGAGACGGCGCAGGTCGTCCGCGCCGCGCTCCATGACTTCGCGATGACCGGCTGGCCGAAGACGTCGGGCGGGCGCGGCATGCACGTGCTCGTCCGGCTCGAGCCGCGCTGGACGTTCGACGAAGTCCGACGGGCGGCCCTGGCCCTCGCCCGCGAGGTGGAGCGCCGCGCGCCGGCGCTCGCGACGAGCAAGTGGTGGAAGGAAGAACGGCACGGCGTCTTCGTCGACTACAACCAGAACGCCAAGGACCGCACGGTGGCCGCGGCGTACTCTGTGCGGCCGACCGAGGACGCGCGGGTCTCGGCGCCGCTGTCCTGGGACGAGGTCGGGGACTGCGATCCCCGCGACTTCACGCTCGCGACGATGCCGCGGCGCTTCGGGGAGGTGGGCGACCGGCACGCCGCGATCGATGCCTCGCCCTGCTCGCTCGTCGAGCTGCTCGAGCTCTCCGTGCGGCACGCGCGCGAAGGCCTCGGGGATGCGCCGTGGCCGCCGCACTACCGCAAACAGGCCGGGGAGCCGCCGCGGGCGCAGCCGTCCCGCCGGCGGACATCGCCGCCGTCAGCTGTGACGTCGGCGACGCGCACCCCCGTGTACCCTCTGATCGAAATCGCGAGAGCGCAGCGCAAAGAGGACGCGCTCGCGGGCCTGGAGCGTTGGCGGGCGCGCCATGCCGGTGCCGCCGGCTACCTCGGCGCGGACGACATCCTGGTCGACGCGATGCGCGGCCGGTCCAGCACGTGGACGCGCATTCGAGTCAACCTGCGCCGCGTACCGGTGGAACTGCGCCCCGAGCCGGACGTCCCCGATCCGAACGAGGTGCCGGCCCGGCCGGCGCGGCGTCACGCCTGA
- the typA gene encoding translational GTPase TypA: protein MTQAIRNIAIIAHVDHGKTTLVDAMLRQSGTFRANEAVVDRVLDSNELERERGITILAKNTAVFYHGVKINIVDTPGHSDFGGEVERALKMVDGVMLLVDASEGPLPQTRYVLSKALEAGLPPIVVINKMDRPDARPPQVLNEIYDLFIDLDASEAQLDFPVLYANARAGTASPVAAEPGEDLRPLFDTIVSTVPAPGGDADGPLQILVANLDYSDYLGRIAIARVFNGTLRTGADAGIAKVDGTVSRTRITRLFSFSGLHRTDIEATDLGDIIAVAGVAGIAIGDTITDPDAPAPLPRVAIDEPTIAIQFCVNTSPFAGREGAYVTSRNLRERLEKELLTNVAMRVADGGTPDTFAVMGRGELQLAILIETMRREGYELMAGRPEIVTKLSGGRLMEPVERLFLDVPEQFVGVVVEKLGPRKAVMVNMRNHGSGRVRLEFRLPSRGLIGLRNELLTETRGTIVMNSLFDGYIEWTGDIPRRPTGALVADRPGVTTAYALYNLQERGELFVGPGTAVYEGMIIGEHARDNDLDVNAVREKKMTNIRSSTSDIAVRLVPPRALNLEQALEFIADDEYVEITPAALRLRKKVLQANRRPKRDEVSAAAPRQA, encoded by the coding sequence GTGACACAGGCCATCCGGAATATCGCGATCATTGCGCACGTCGACCACGGCAAAACGACGCTGGTCGATGCGATGTTGCGCCAGAGCGGCACGTTTCGCGCCAACGAGGCGGTGGTCGACCGCGTCCTCGACTCCAACGAGCTCGAACGCGAGCGCGGCATCACCATCCTCGCCAAGAACACGGCGGTCTTCTACCACGGCGTCAAGATCAACATCGTGGACACGCCGGGTCACAGCGATTTCGGCGGCGAGGTCGAGCGCGCGCTCAAAATGGTCGACGGCGTCATGCTGCTCGTCGATGCGAGCGAAGGGCCCCTGCCGCAGACGCGATACGTGCTCAGCAAGGCTCTCGAGGCCGGGTTGCCGCCGATCGTCGTCATCAATAAAATGGACCGGCCCGACGCCCGCCCGCCGCAGGTGCTGAACGAGATCTACGACCTGTTCATCGATCTGGACGCCAGCGAAGCCCAGCTCGACTTTCCGGTCCTGTACGCCAACGCCAGAGCCGGGACCGCGTCGCCGGTCGCCGCGGAGCCGGGCGAGGACCTGCGCCCGCTCTTCGACACGATCGTGTCGACGGTGCCCGCGCCCGGGGGCGACGCCGACGGCCCGCTGCAGATTCTCGTCGCCAACCTCGACTACAGCGATTACCTCGGCCGGATCGCGATCGCCCGCGTGTTCAACGGCACACTGCGGACCGGCGCGGACGCCGGCATCGCGAAAGTGGACGGCACCGTGTCGCGGACCCGCATCACCAGGCTGTTTTCGTTCAGTGGGCTGCACCGCACCGACATCGAGGCCACCGATCTCGGCGACATCATCGCCGTCGCGGGGGTCGCGGGCATCGCGATCGGCGACACCATCACCGACCCCGACGCGCCCGCCCCCCTGCCGCGGGTCGCCATCGACGAGCCCACCATCGCCATTCAGTTCTGCGTTAACACGTCTCCGTTCGCGGGGCGCGAGGGCGCGTACGTGACGTCGCGCAACCTGCGCGAGCGTCTGGAGAAGGAGTTGCTCACGAACGTTGCGATGCGGGTCGCCGACGGCGGGACGCCCGACACGTTCGCGGTGATGGGCCGGGGCGAGCTGCAGCTCGCGATTCTGATCGAGACGATGCGCCGCGAGGGTTACGAGCTCATGGCCGGCCGGCCCGAGATCGTGACGAAGCTGAGCGGCGGCCGGCTGATGGAGCCGGTGGAGCGCCTCTTCCTCGACGTGCCGGAGCAGTTTGTCGGTGTGGTCGTGGAGAAGCTGGGCCCGCGCAAGGCGGTGATGGTCAACATGCGCAATCACGGCTCCGGACGGGTGCGGCTGGAATTCCGGCTGCCGAGCCGCGGCCTGATCGGGCTCCGCAACGAACTGCTGACGGAGACCCGGGGCACGATCGTCATGAACTCGCTCTTCGACGGCTACATCGAGTGGACGGGCGATATCCCCCGCCGTCCGACCGGCGCATTGGTCGCCGACCGGCCCGGGGTCACCACCGCGTACGCGCTCTACAATCTGCAGGAGCGCGGCGAGCTGTTTGTCGGACCGGGCACGGCCGTCTACGAGGGCATGATCATCGGCGAGCACGCGCGCGACAACGACCTCGACGTCAACGCGGTGCGGGAAAAGAAGATGACCAACATCCGGTCGTCCACATCCGACATCGCAGTCCGCCTCGTGCCGCCCCGGGCGCTCAACCTGGAACAGGCGCTCGAGTTCATCGCGGACGACGAATACGTCGAGATCACGCCCGCGGCGCTGCGCCTGCGAAAGAAAGTGCTGCAGGCAAACCGGCGGCCCAAGAGGGACGAAGTCTCCGCCGCGGCTCCCCGCCAGGCGTAG
- a CDS encoding MFS transporter, whose protein sequence is MWAIGAGHGMTHAYSAAFYLLLPFLAKDLGLSYAQVGLIVSLRQLMSTLVNLPAGAVVDTLGRRSLFMSVSLAWASLPYLVVGLTSSYAVILLAVGVVGLGSFLWHPAAITALSEMYPDRRGYGLALHELGANLGDTLTPLAAGFLLAALNWRQVMLIIVAAGLLLTLLITRVMAHAHRRYGGRAERGPTVKDYLAGLALLARNGRLLALAMISGVRAMTQIGLSTFLPLYLLNAQHLSPALIGIYLAVVQGSGMIATPIAGTLSDRIGPKRVATVGMFSTSVVLVGFAALNLGAAFVAALAVLGFFTYSMRPAIFRWALGVVPREYEGTTVGILFTTQALLPTAMPLIGGYLGDRYGLLSIFYVIAATVLVANVAVLFVPDVKRPAAVPEAAGN, encoded by the coding sequence ATGTGGGCGATCGGCGCCGGCCACGGCATGACGCACGCCTATTCCGCGGCGTTCTACCTCCTGCTGCCGTTCCTCGCCAAAGACCTCGGCCTCTCGTACGCGCAGGTCGGCCTGATCGTGTCGCTGCGCCAGCTGATGAGCACGCTGGTGAACCTGCCCGCCGGCGCGGTGGTCGACACGCTCGGCAGGCGAAGCCTCTTCATGAGCGTGTCCCTCGCGTGGGCCTCCCTGCCGTACCTGGTCGTCGGGCTCACGTCGAGCTACGCCGTCATCCTCCTCGCGGTCGGCGTCGTCGGCCTCGGCAGCTTCCTCTGGCATCCCGCGGCCATCACCGCGCTGTCCGAGATGTACCCGGACCGGCGGGGATACGGGCTTGCCCTTCATGAGCTCGGCGCCAACCTCGGCGACACGTTGACCCCGCTCGCAGCAGGGTTTCTGCTCGCCGCGCTCAACTGGCGGCAGGTGATGCTGATCATCGTGGCGGCCGGCCTGCTGCTCACGCTGCTGATCACGCGCGTCATGGCCCACGCGCACCGCCGGTACGGCGGCCGCGCGGAGCGCGGGCCGACGGTCAAAGACTACCTGGCCGGACTCGCGCTGCTCGCCCGGAACGGCCGGCTGCTCGCGCTGGCAATGATCTCGGGCGTCCGCGCGATGACGCAGATCGGTCTCAGCACGTTTCTGCCGCTGTACCTCCTGAACGCGCAGCATCTGTCGCCGGCCCTGATCGGCATCTACCTGGCCGTGGTGCAGGGGTCGGGCATGATTGCCACCCCGATCGCCGGCACGCTTTCGGACCGCATCGGGCCGAAGCGGGTCGCGACGGTGGGCATGTTCAGCACGAGCGTCGTCCTGGTCGGATTCGCCGCGCTCAACCTGGGCGCCGCCTTTGTCGCCGCCCTCGCGGTCCTGGGCTTCTTCACGTACTCGATGCGGCCGGCCATCTTCCGGTGGGCGCTCGGCGTTGTGCCGAGAGAATACGAGGGCACGACCGTCGGCATTCTCTTCACCACGCAGGCGCTGCTGCCGACGGCGATGCCTCTCATCGGCGGCTATCTCGGGGACCGGTACGGCCTCTTGTCGATCTTCTACGTGATCGCCGCGACGGTGCTCGTGGCGAACGTGGCTGTGCTCTTCGTCCCGGACGTGAAACGCCCGGCCGCCGTGCCGGAGGCCGCGGGAAACTAG
- a CDS encoding response regulator transcription factor, whose product MGTQHLMDPAKFGLHPLKPRLRAIPRPDPFAPPGTPDGPSGGPRETASSRSADAIRVFLIDPHALLRHGLRVLLGSQGDLEIVGEAGSAASAVDEVAASKPDVVLMDIAAPAADGIGAIRAIKTRCPATQVLVLTAQTDQEIFREAAAAGAVGYVLKDISPVNLSNAIRAVQSGATMINPVLARQMVEGLAQDEAAAAGGAPRRPHRLTPRETNILVEVALGLGDKEIAVKLGLSESRVKNCLRALYGRLSLRNRAHAAAFAVRRGLV is encoded by the coding sequence GTGGGCACACAACATCTGATGGATCCGGCAAAGTTCGGGCTGCATCCGCTCAAACCGCGACTCAGGGCAATTCCGCGACCGGACCCGTTCGCGCCGCCTGGCACCCCCGACGGACCGTCCGGCGGCCCCCGCGAGACGGCGTCGTCGCGATCGGCCGACGCGATCCGGGTGTTTCTCATCGACCCCCACGCCCTGCTCCGGCACGGCCTGCGGGTGCTGCTCGGGTCGCAAGGCGACCTCGAGATCGTCGGCGAGGCCGGCAGCGCAGCCTCGGCGGTCGACGAGGTGGCGGCCTCGAAGCCGGACGTCGTGCTGATGGACATCGCCGCGCCCGCCGCCGACGGGATCGGCGCGATTCGCGCCATCAAGACGCGGTGTCCCGCGACGCAGGTGCTCGTGCTCACGGCGCAGACCGACCAGGAGATCTTCCGCGAGGCCGCGGCCGCCGGTGCCGTCGGCTACGTCCTCAAAGACATTTCGCCGGTCAATCTGTCGAACGCCATCCGGGCCGTGCAGTCCGGCGCCACCATGATCAACCCGGTTCTCGCGAGACAGATGGTCGAAGGCCTCGCGCAGGACGAGGCCGCCGCCGCGGGCGGCGCCCCGCGCCGGCCTCACCGGCTCACGCCGCGCGAGACGAACATCCTCGTGGAGGTCGCGCTGGGCCTGGGCGACAAGGAGATCGCGGTGAAGCTCGGCCTCTCCGAGTCCCGGGTGAAGAACTGCCTGCGGGCGCTCTACGGACGGCTCAGTCTCCGCAATCGCGCCCACGCCGCCGCGTTCGCGGTCCGGAGGGGCTTAGTCTAG
- a CDS encoding 3-keto-5-aminohexanoate cleavage protein, with translation MRTAGRRILVKACLNGGRRRAEHAAVPLTAEELAQDAAAAAAAGAAALHIHPRGTDGAETLDAADCGAAISAIRAACPGLPVGVSTGAWMAPDPRVRAGLIEAWIVLPDYASVNFSEIGTAHVCEVLMRRGIGIEAGLWSVDDVRSFVASQLAAWCLRVLVEALPRDPEQAVAAAAAIDAALDDAGIWLPRLHHGDGVATWAVLDAALDLGRDIRVGLEDTLLLADGAPARDNADLVAAAVRMVRRRGDQPAAV, from the coding sequence GTGCGGACGGCCGGACGCCGGATTTTGGTGAAGGCGTGTCTCAACGGCGGCCGCCGCCGGGCCGAGCACGCCGCGGTACCCCTGACCGCGGAAGAACTGGCGCAGGACGCCGCCGCCGCGGCAGCCGCGGGCGCCGCGGCGCTCCACATCCATCCGCGGGGGACGGACGGGGCCGAGACGCTCGATGCCGCGGACTGCGGAGCGGCGATTTCGGCCATCCGCGCCGCGTGTCCGGGGCTCCCGGTGGGCGTCAGCACCGGCGCGTGGATGGCGCCGGACCCGCGCGTGCGCGCCGGGTTGATCGAAGCCTGGATCGTGCTCCCCGACTACGCGTCGGTCAACTTCTCGGAGATCGGCACGGCGCATGTGTGCGAGGTGTTGATGCGCCGCGGCATCGGTATCGAGGCGGGTCTGTGGTCCGTGGACGATGTTCGGTCATTTGTCGCCAGCCAACTTGCCGCGTGGTGCCTGCGCGTCCTGGTCGAGGCGCTGCCGCGGGATCCGGAGCAGGCGGTCGCCGCCGCGGCGGCGATCGACGCGGCGCTGGACGACGCGGGGATCTGGCTCCCGCGTCTTCATCACGGAGACGGCGTCGCGACCTGGGCCGTGTTGGACGCGGCCTTGGATCTCGGGCGCGACATCCGCGTCGGTCTCGAGGACACGCTGCTGCTTGCGGACGGCGCCCCCGCTCGAGACAACGCGGACTTGGTGGCCGCGGCCGTACGGATGGTGCGCCGGCGAGGCGATCAGCCGGCCGCGGTGTGA
- a CDS encoding HD domain-containing phosphohydrolase produces MRQAPKGFFTGASVASRSFEAAVFVAAFAAAAWCCLLPAAAPPGGTTPTVALDGPAGTVAALLAAAAAVGLGGMYQFPLGSKIFLVLGTGASFAILLSFPVHLALIPTTMGAVIAQFANRRRRRLSLPTIVFNVTQYLLTWSLVIMLFHRLWADLAWLPAQARLSIAAAGAGLAYLLINTWLVATWSALRKRTGAWDLWLRALKEGGAGYAGTLLLGAAAARLAVIHPFWVVPLLISVLAMYWGQARVAGMRRRQIAATLSSLVESDESLSPFMHEHSERVAWWAERLARQLGLPPSEIELVGVAAKLHDLGMMLLRRDLEATPAVLSDAQKALMKRHSAIGADVLARLPGMGRVAQYVRSHHEAYDGSGYPDGLRGERIPLGARIIRVAGSYDALCSARPHRAGYPAEGALARITARAGGDYDPQIVQALEHIVTTTDAVPSFAKIFGATAPHPRLAFATAAPAGNAAWEAWQSRLPAVHGSAGAAPDTSDVRPGGPAASAALRGNGTPAVSDAAPYLVAIQETERRRIGRELHDEIGQALTGLKLTLEALPPRRDGRADGSLQNARDVVADLMTRVHDISLRLRPAVLDDLGLLPALLWHVERYQAQTGVRVAFTHADLDRRFSTGIETAAYRIAQEALTNVARHAGVSDVRLRVWAADHTLSMEIEDRGRGFDPAGVESNGLVGMRERASLVGGRLVLETGPGTGTRITATLPIAIVGMPRQA; encoded by the coding sequence GTGAGACAGGCACCGAAGGGGTTCTTTACCGGAGCCTCGGTAGCGAGCCGTTCCTTCGAGGCCGCCGTCTTTGTCGCGGCGTTCGCCGCCGCGGCGTGGTGCTGCCTGCTGCCGGCCGCGGCGCCGCCCGGGGGGACGACGCCGACGGTTGCGCTCGACGGGCCGGCGGGCACCGTCGCGGCACTGCTCGCGGCCGCGGCCGCGGTTGGACTCGGCGGCATGTACCAGTTTCCGCTCGGCTCGAAGATCTTCTTGGTGCTCGGTACCGGCGCGTCGTTCGCGATCCTCTTGAGCTTTCCGGTCCACCTCGCGCTGATCCCGACGACAATGGGCGCGGTCATCGCGCAGTTCGCGAACCGGCGCCGGCGGCGGCTCAGCCTCCCCACGATCGTCTTCAACGTGACGCAGTACCTGTTGACCTGGAGCCTGGTTATCATGCTCTTCCACCGGCTCTGGGCCGACCTGGCGTGGCTTCCGGCTCAGGCGCGGCTGTCGATCGCGGCGGCCGGCGCCGGACTCGCCTACCTGCTGATCAACACCTGGCTGGTCGCGACGTGGTCGGCGCTGCGCAAGCGGACCGGTGCGTGGGACCTGTGGCTCCGGGCCCTGAAGGAAGGCGGCGCGGGATACGCCGGGACACTGCTGTTGGGCGCCGCCGCCGCGCGGCTCGCCGTGATCCATCCGTTCTGGGTCGTGCCGCTGCTCATTTCCGTGCTCGCGATGTACTGGGGCCAGGCGCGGGTGGCGGGGATGCGGCGGCGGCAGATCGCGGCCACGCTGTCGTCGCTCGTCGAGTCGGACGAGAGCCTGTCGCCGTTCATGCACGAGCATTCGGAGCGGGTCGCCTGGTGGGCGGAGCGGCTGGCGCGGCAATTGGGGCTCCCGCCGTCCGAGATAGAGCTGGTGGGGGTGGCGGCCAAGCTGCACGATCTCGGAATGATGCTGCTCCGGCGCGATCTCGAGGCGACGCCCGCCGTGTTGTCCGACGCGCAAAAAGCGCTGATGAAGCGGCATTCCGCGATCGGCGCCGACGTACTGGCGAGGCTTCCCGGCATGGGCCGTGTCGCGCAGTACGTCCGATCGCATCACGAGGCCTACGATGGCAGTGGGTACCCGGACGGCCTGCGGGGCGAGCGGATTCCTCTCGGCGCGCGCATCATTCGGGTGGCCGGCTCATACGATGCCCTCTGTTCCGCGCGTCCGCATCGCGCGGGGTATCCCGCCGAGGGCGCGCTGGCCCGCATCACGGCGCGCGCCGGCGGGGATTACGATCCGCAGATCGTCCAGGCGCTCGAGCATATCGTCACCACGACGGACGCGGTTCCATCGTTCGCCAAGATCTTCGGCGCCACGGCGCCGCACCCGCGACTCGCGTTCGCGACGGCGGCCCCGGCCGGCAATGCGGCCTGGGAGGCGTGGCAGTCGCGGCTTCCGGCGGTGCACGGCAGCGCGGGAGCGGCGCCCGATACGTCCGATGTCCGGCCCGGCGGGCCGGCCGCGTCCGCGGCGCTCCGGGGGAACGGGACCCCCGCGGTCTCGGATGCCGCGCCGTACCTGGTGGCGATACAGGAGACCGAACGGCGGCGCATCGGGCGTGAGCTCCACGACGAAATCGGTCAAGCGCTGACAGGGCTCAAGCTGACCCTCGAGGCGCTGCCGCCGCGGCGCGACGGCCGCGCGGACGGGAGCCTCCAAAACGCCCGCGACGTGGTCGCGGATCTGATGACGCGCGTCCACGACATCTCGCTGCGACTGCGTCCCGCCGTGTTGGACGACCTTGGCCTTCTCCCCGCGCTGCTGTGGCACGTGGAGCGATACCAGGCCCAGACCGGCGTACGGGTCGCCTTTACCCACGCAGATCTGGACCGCCGGTTCAGTACCGGCATTGAGACGGCGGCCTACCGCATCGCACAGGAAGCTTTGACCAACGTGGCGCGGCACGCCGGCGTCTCGGACGTGCGTCTGCGCGTCTGGGCGGCGGACCACACGTTGTCGATGGAGATTGAAGACCGCGGCCGCGGGTTCGACCCGGCCGGGGTCGAGTCGAACGGTCTTGTCGGCATGCGGGAACGGGCGTCCCTCGTCGGCGGGCGCCTGGTCCTGGAAACCGGCCCTGGGACGGGGACACGGATCACGGCCACGCTGCCGATCGCGATCGTCGGGATGCCGCGACAGGCGTGA
- a CDS encoding response regulator transcription factor, giving the protein MPVTIVLADDHPVVRQGLRAVLEAEPLFSILGEAGDGLDAVDLVAALKPRVLVVDLMMPGLTGLEVTRRVRKESPGTQVVVLSMHASEPYVLEALRNGAGAYVLKNSESEHLVRAVREAAAGRRYLSPTLSERAIAAYGGGASAGAGPTDVYDTLTDREREVLHLAAEGRSHREIAQRLGISPRTAEVHRANLMRKLDLHSQTDLVRYAIRRGIVAEE; this is encoded by the coding sequence ATGCCTGTCACGATCGTCCTGGCGGACGACCATCCCGTGGTCCGGCAGGGCCTGCGGGCGGTCCTCGAGGCCGAGCCGCTGTTCTCAATCCTCGGCGAAGCGGGGGACGGGCTCGACGCCGTAGATCTCGTCGCCGCGCTCAAGCCCCGCGTGCTCGTCGTGGATCTCATGATGCCCGGGCTCACCGGGCTCGAGGTCACCCGGCGCGTGCGCAAGGAATCCCCGGGTACGCAAGTCGTCGTCCTGTCCATGCACGCGAGTGAGCCATACGTGCTGGAGGCGCTGCGCAACGGCGCGGGCGCGTACGTCCTCAAGAACTCCGAATCGGAGCATCTCGTGCGGGCGGTGCGGGAGGCGGCCGCCGGCCGGCGCTACCTGAGTCCGACGCTGTCGGAGCGTGCCATCGCCGCGTACGGGGGCGGCGCTTCGGCGGGCGCCGGTCCCACCGACGTCTACGACACCCTGACGGACCGGGAGCGCGAGGTGCTGCACCTCGCCGCGGAGGGCCGCAGTCACCGGGAGATCGCGCAGCGGCTCGGCATCAGCCCGCGTACCGCGGAGGTCCACCGCGCCAATCTCATGCGCAAGCTCGACCTGCACAGTCAGACCGACCTCGTCCGCTACGCCATCCGCCGCGGCATCGTCGCGGAAGAGTAG